The Homo sapiens chromosome 10, GRCh38.p14 Primary Assembly sequence AAACTGAAAACATCCCAGAACTTCAGACCAGGTTAAGGGGGCCAATGAGAAGATCATGAAAAGTGACATCAGATGAAAGCTGAGATCTGTGAAAGTTTCAAATCAGTTTTTCCAAGTAAGTCCACAGACCATTTGATAGGCTAAGCCCAGTTCTTTACACAATGTAGCAGCCATCATGTCTGAGTACTAATTGTTCTCTTCCCACTGGTTTTTGTGAAATTTTCTGTTCTGTTACCTTTTAAAGATTCTAGCAAGTTTTTGACTGTTTCAATTGCAAACTTATTGCTTTTCTTCTTGGTAAAGGACTTTCTGTTTGGAGCAGATGGTAGCAATAGGGATACCAGCCCCCAGGGCCGATTACTTGATATGGAAGGTCGATCTGTATCTTCCTGTTGTAAAATCCAGGCACTTTCTCGGGCCAAATCTACAAATTTTTGCAGCTGGCTTTGACTTACATTTTTGCTTATGTTGAGAGAAGTTTCAAATGGATTCTGAATGTACAGAGGAGAAGAATCAGGTTTGTTTTGCTCCCTTCCCTATAGATTattacacagaagaaaaaatgagtaaGTACATGAAGggcttaaatataaaaacagttaACTCAATAAAATGTCAAAACACATAAAACACCAGCATTAACTTTACATAGCAAAGAATTTCTTTCTCAGGGGATTGAGTATGTATGCATGGTGGGTGTGTGtacttctcattttttgttttttttttccctgttgtaAGTTTTATGAgtgttctttggagaaataactTAGGGCTTATCATCTATGGATGATGATGTCATTGCTCAGAGAAGAGGTATCTGGACTAACTCAACcgacaaaagtatttttaaaataatataacttttaCCTAACAAGGTAGAgcatgaaagggaaaaaaatgattaaaaaatcagaaagtaaGATGAAGATACGTTTATTTCTGAGACTTGCTAAAAGCATACCTATTATGGTAGAAACAGGAACACACAAAATTAGAACccttaaattaaatatattaattaatgttTCCCAAGTATGAgatgaggaaaaagaggaggaacaaaggattattcattatttatttaaaacactaaAAAGTTTCCATTATCTTCCTATAGATCCAACAAAAGGGCTCTGCCACATAAGATAGtatctcacagaaataaaaaagataactgtaatccaagcattttgggaggccgaggcaggtggaacacctgaggtcaggagttcaagacaggcctgaccaacatggtgaaatcccatctctactaaaaatacaaaactagccaggtgttgtggcgcatgcctgtaatcccagctacttaggaggctgaggcaggagaatcacttgaacccaggaggcggaggctgcagtgagccaagatcatgccactgcactccagcctgggcaatacagtgagactctgtctcaaaaaacaaaaacaaaaaaaaaaaaaaaaaaaaagaagagaaaagaaaaagaaaagctaaagctATGAATCATATGACTAACATAAGCCATTAGTCTATATATCTTTTCCTCTTTCAAATGATACCATAAATTTACTTAATTAACTATTACAAAGCCAATGGTCAAAATTCCCTGATGTGAGCAGCAGCTGTTATATTCCCTAACTTATTTCATGCTTGGCATCTCTGAGCTTTGGAGTACAAAAAAGGTGACGAACTTTGTATGCTTATGACTTTTTCCTTCTAGATAGCATTTGCAAAGCTTTCCGAATGaatcctttctctctcctctccccaatcttttattttaacaaagagTCCATGAGCAGGTAAGAGGGAAGGATGAAAAACGGAGAGGTGAAGAAATAAGGAGAAAGTATATCTGGGTTTGTGTTTTATGAAGCCAATCTTGTAAGGTTTGTAATCAAGTAGCCAAATGCTAAACAGAATAAACCCAAACAGAGGGCTATCCCAAGTTATCTCCCACTTGCAAACAAATTTTGTCTAGACTTCTGCCTGAgtttctttttgaaaagaaaaaatgtctttcatcccagctgctcagaaatCCAAATCGTAAGTTcatttgctcaaaaaaaaaaaacaaaacaaaacaaaacaaaacaaaaaaacacctaaatCCTAAGGGCTCAAATTGAGGGAATCACTGAAATCTATCTTTGGGACTTAAGTTTATTCCATAGACACAAATCCAGTTTAAAAACAGCTGTATGTAAATAATAGTTTTCAGGAAACTTTCTGGAATGTATTCCACATCATGAGGGATACAGTATTACACTAAGTGAGGACAGAAGTCCCATGGCATAATAACAAGGCAGATGCTAAAGAGCTGGCTTTTACTATTTGGCATAAAGGGATGACTGATCTTAGTCAAGTCATGTAACTTCTCTGGACATCAACCTCCTTGTTACTACAAATTActacacaaaagaaataaataacatttattagagTGTTTTGAAAACAGTTAATTAAATATTAGTACAGTGGAAGACCAGATACTAATAACTAAATAGTAAAACATTATTTACCTGTCGAATATTTATGGAATTTTTATCGAAAGCAAAATTGCCAAAATACTCAAAAAATTCCTTCAGTAGTAattctgtaagaaaataaaacaaggacaATCAGAGGAAAGCCTGTTTCAATCCAGAAAGGATCAAGTAAACAGAAAGACACTTACCTAATGTTTCTGTGTTCTGTGAAGGTTTAATTCTACTCAAGTCACGAACAAATGTGCAGTTGTTGCCTTCTATTACACATTTATCTTCTGCATcttaaacacaaacaaaaaatatttcacgtgttttttttttttctttgcctgagatggagtctcactctgtcatccaggctggagtgtagcggcatgatctcagctcaatgcagcctccacctcccaggttccagcaattctcctgcctcagcctcccgggtagctgggattataggcacatgcccccacgctcagctcatttttgtatttttaatagggatggggttttaccatgttggccaggctggtctcgaactcctgacctcaggtgatccacccacctcatcctcccaaagtgaggggattacaggcgtgagccaccgcacccagcctatttcacATATTTCAAAGATATTCCCTACCTCAGAATACAAATCtatgatttaaataaatttaaggccaggcgcggtggctcacacctgtaatcccagaactttggaaggctgaggcgggtagatcacctgaggtcaggagttcgagaccagcctggccaatatggtgaaaccccatctctactaaaaatacaaaaattagccaggcatggtggcttgctcctgtaatcctagctactgaagaggctgaggcacgagaatcgcttgaacccaggaggcggaggttgcaatgagctgagatcacatcactgttgcctgggcaagagagcaagactccatctcaaaaaacaaaacaaaacaaaacaaaacaaatttaagtaaatttctactctattctttatttaaatcacagattttataaatgattgaataattaTGACTGAATGATTAAATAACGATTTAATCTATAATTTCTTGTCTATGATTTAATGATGTTAATTTCACTATGGCATAACTAATCTCaaatctttttatcttcttttaatggagttatattttaaaaaaagatttgagaCTAGTTATGCCACAGTGAAATTAACATTACATTTAATTTAGCATACTAGAATTATTGTCTTTCAACAACCCAATGATTCCTAATCAATTTTTGAGGTAATCAGTTTTCTAACAGTAGATGGAAATGTAGGGAGTTCCCCCATCTTTCACCAAACCAAATTTCAGCACTACCTCTAGTCAATACTTAATTTACATCTCCAATTCCATTCTTATCATCTTCATACACGACACAAACTGAATGCTAACTAAAAAAGCTTCAGGTAATTTCTAAAATGTAGCACTCTAGACTAACTGGAATTCAGTAATTCAGCAAAACAAACTCAATAACAGCACGTTAGACTCAGATATTCACCTTTCCTACTAGTATTTATATCTTAAGAGGTAATCATTTTCATAAATATACAACCACCATGAAATCCCTGGCCCACACTATCTGCAACAGATACTATGCTGTTTTCAAGAGCAAATTCCCACTCTTCAGAAATCTCATCAATGGCTACTTCCTATCTGAAAGCATTTCATAATTCCAAACTGGTTTTCCATCCTTTTTGTTCCATTCACCATTTGACTTATCTGACTGCATTGTGACTGTTTGTATGCTGTCCACTCCTCTGCCCCAGTCAGGAATTACAAAGGCCACTGTCCTATTCATTATTGCCCAACTCCCCACCACCGACCTGCCCCCAATGAGCATCTAGCATATAGCAGGTATATAATCAATAATCTGGATGACtgctgatattttaattttttttttgagatggaatctggctctgtcacccaggctgaagtgcagtggcggcgtgaccttggctcactgcaacttccgcgtcccggcttcaagtgattctcctgccccagcctcctgagtagccggaactacaggcgaacaccaccacacccggctaatttttatatttttagttagagacagggtttcactatattggccaggctggtctcaaactcctgaccttaagtgatccactcgcctcggcctcccaaaatgctaggattacaggcgtgagccaccgtgcccggccctgataTTTGACTTTAAATGCCTATAATCACCAGAGAGATAAATAAGCCTCCTATAAATTTATCTcccattttttgtgttttttgtcatttttttgtcaAGACCTGGTTACCTGCataatttctcaaaaattattctaggttttaacattttaatagcaCATTTTACGTGCTCTACTATACAATTTATAATATGTTGAAGGAgctatataaaatgtatgtatgtatatatatttctacttAGATCTATTTTTAAGGAACCTGAGCACATGTTTTACTATTTCAAGTAATTAACAGTGTATGTTTTTTTGTGATGCAGTGTCAGTCACATATATTGATGCTCTTTTAGCTGCTGTGTCTTTTTTCAGGAATGAATCTTCAATTAAAGCACTAAGCACAGAAGTAAATGTAACAAAAGTAGCAAAGCCAGAAAGCATggaaaacacaagaaaatgaGACATATGAGAGAACACAGTGGAGAttataagaaaacacaaataaacaggGCAATTCAAGAGGAACCAAATATGAAAGTTAATATCATGGTCCATCTTGCCCAGTACAAACAGCCCTCAACTTTAAAATGTTATCCAATCATTTTGAAATCTACATAGTGAACTCCTACTATGAACCCAATACTATTCCGAGAACAGAAGACGCAGAGGTGAAGCAGACAGCTAGCCCTAGAAAAGCTTGACaatgctgaggcaggcacataAAAGAACTACAACAATCTAACAGTTGTTACAATACAGGTGTGTACCAAGAGCTTGGAAACCAACAAAGCACTACCCACTGGGAAGCAGAGAGGACAGCAAGAAAAGACCTAACAGATGAGATCCTGTACTAGGTTTGTCTGTCTTCTCTGGCTTAATCTTGAGATTCTCCATAAAAAAAAGCGGGGTGgctgggagggggaggctgggAGAAGGCCATTTCAGGCAAAAGCATGGAGCAatgaaaaaaagcacaaaacatcAGGGATCATCAAGGAGTTCAAGAGTGGCTAAAGCTCCCAACTGGTATACAGGAATCAACGTAAAAGAAGAGGATAAAAAGGAAGGTGATAAAGGGCCCTGCATACAATGTGAAAAAGTTTGGTCTTTAGCTTAGCTTAGGTTCTAAATAGTAGTTTACAAAATCCTAGAAGTTCTGGAAGGTATTCTAGGAATTCATGTTGCCTTCTATTAATAAACAAGCaaggaagcaaataaaatattttttcttttaaaaaagaacaaattgattATTTGTATATCAAATGAGAGGTACAGcttagaagaaatgaaatgattgTACACAAGATTCAGGTCACTTACATGATTAAACACCAAGTACTCAATATGGTTTTGATTGTTTCAcagtttaaaattgttttcttccttaggTTTAATGTCCACCAAAGTTGAACTACTGGTCAAAATTAGAAAGTATAAAAACCATGgattttggagggaaaaaaaaggaaaaggaaaatattgataaattctCCTCAAAATGATCTTCACCAAATTCTTAATATACATTAATCTAAGACAAGTTCTTTTACAGCAACTTCAAAAACCATAGGTGATGGAAGGCAAAAAGTGTATTTTGCTTGGCATTTATTGGCAATTCGCACCTACAATGTGCTATATGCCGAGAAGCAATTGCAAAAACTAGCCTGAAAAATTCTCTTACCGTATTTAAAAACTactgcaaaaatttaaaaacaatcaaatttGATGTTTCAAGTGAAATATTAAAGAATTCCAAgctagttttgcctgttttgatGCTATACGATGTgaacatatttaaatgtattttaatgtagATTTGGAATTAAAAACTCAACAGGTCAtttaaaatcccagcacttggggaggctgagaaggatcgcttgagcctaggagtttgagaccagcctgggcaatatagtaagacaccatgtctacaaaaagttttttaaaaaattagctgagtgagtggtggcacaagcctgtatatcccagctattgaggaggctgaggtgggaggatcacttaagcctgggaggcagagttgcagtgagccaagattgcaccactgcactccagcctgcctacAAGgtagagcacagtggctcacgcctgtaatcccaacactttgggagaacaagatgggaggatcccctgagcccagttcaagtccagtctgggaaacatggcgagaccccgtttcaacaaaaaattaaaaaattagccaggtatggtggtgcatgcctatagtcccagctattcaggaggctgaagtgagattacgtgagcccgggaggtcgaggctatagtgagccgagattgtgccactgtaatccagactgggcaacagagcaagaccctttcttaaaataaataaataataaataaaatttttaaaaaaatagtgaccatttttaaaaaagataatagaaaGTTACTGAAGGACTGCAAAAGAGGGTAATACTATCATATGTGTTTGTGAAAATCACTCTCTTAACTAAGAATAGATTGGTGGGAACCAAACTTGAGATAAGGAGGAAAGACAACATAAGCCTTCCCAGGCAGAGGACAACAGGGCCTTAACATGGGCAGGGGTACCAGTACTTGTAAGACTGAAGGGAGCAATCAAGATGCTTAGGAGTAGTCTACCCCAAGTTCAACTTTCTTCTGCTCCTCCTTTTACAGCTTCTACTGTTTCTTAGTTTCTGAACTCCCAAAGTTCCGTTATTTTTCCCCACGATGGTTTCTATGAGAGTAGCATTAAGCACCACTGCACACAGCAGGAGTGGAAAAGGAAGTGCTACTTACAGGTAGTTTAGTGGTGAAGATCTGCCCATATCTTATGTATGGCTTACCTCTCCATTAGATTGTGAGTTATCTGGGAACACTGTTCATACCCCCACTACTCCAATAACACCTGACGCATAGGAAGTAATCAGTAAATACTGAATGAATGACACTAAGGGATGAAATGAGCACAGATATTGATGCTGCCCTTTATTTTAATCTCAAAAGTGAGATAAGTGACCACCACTCTACCCCACTGAAAACTTCCCATTTTCCCTTAACCTATCAAatctagctttattttattttattttatttcattttactttatttctttaggctagtcaagtgaagcagtgagAGTGGAGAAGGAACACAGAAATttgtaactggttgtgatcaattagttgtaaacacaAATCAAGCTTTTTTTAAGGTCAATTTCAAACAATATCAACACTTACAGTGTTAACAGGAAGAGATCACTTCTAATATGGATAAAGGAAGGTAGCATGGAAGAAATAATTTAGACtgggagaagagaaagcagaTTCCAGGCAGAAAAACAGTGTGAACAAAAAGCTAAGATGAAATGTTCCAAGGGTAATCACAGCACTGGCTGGAATGTGGGACACATAAAGAGGAGTAGGGAAGAGCATGGAAAACTGGGCCGTGTCTAGAGAGCTAAAGATTTTAAACACCAAGCTATGTAAATAGTTTGCCTCTTAAGGTCATTTTAAACAGGAAGATTCAAGAAGGCACTTAATCGAATTATCAGGCAGCAATTATGTAAGACGGGTAGAAGACAgtatgcatttgtgtgtatgtacccCTTAATTATCTTCCCTTTAGCATTTACAGTTTCAAGATTTTATAACATAACTTCTCCAGCAGGCCTCAgcaaggctgaggcacaagaatcacttgaatctgggaggcatttataaaatcatttataataCAAACAATATAGTatgtcaaatttaaaataatgcaccTAAGACTGCTTAtatgcttttcattaaaaacacatttagaaTCTTTGAAACATCACGAAGCAGTTTTAGTATCTCTAATACAAGTCTAAACATAAGTTCAGATTTGAAAGTCATCTCTGAGACTGTGATCCAATCAAAAGTTGTATCTGAACAAGTTGTATCTGAAAAAGGTCATTCTAGACTTGGTCAACTAGGGGAGAAGCTCCAGCTATCTCACAACTGCTGTAAACAACCTTGCCAACTGatacaaagaaaacagaactcTCAAAAAATGCTAAAGGCCCTAGCTTCCCAAATCATCTGCTCTCGTGACTCCggtagactttaaaaaaaagtcaagacaAATTTTATGACTAATAAACAAATAGACGGGACTTTGGTAACACATGGTAATTATATTTACTCATaacattggaaaaagaaaatggagaagttTCTTTCTAGTCTTACCTGCTAGGGTTTTTAAGGAATCTAGTGTTGGAAGAATAGGGGGTgatcttctctggagaaaaaaGATGACCATCATTGTAAGGGAGAAATTTGTAATCCATGCACCAGGAATACTACTTGTTAGTGAATGTGCTCGAGCCCAGCACCGTACACTGAACACCAAGGCTCTCACTCTTGAGTCTAGGGCACCATATATATAAAGGAGTTCGGAACTTGTCAAGGcaatccttcaaaaaataaaaataagaaaaatgttcaaaTCCCCAAATTATAAACCAAGGGTAAAATTAAACTCAAACCAAGAAACACATCTAAATATCCTACTATATCTGAATGTATTCAGAACATCATTAGGTAATCAAAAGCATTATGAATTtgcaatataaaatttaatatgaatGGCTGAATATCAAATACATTCATTCCCATTAAAACATCCTCTTAAAATTGATAATTAAAATGtaagccgggctcggtggctcatgcctgtaatcctagcactctgggaggccgaggtgggcggatcacttgaggccaggagttcaaggacaacgaggtgaaaccccttctctactaaaaatacaataattcagctgggcgtggtggcgtgcccccgtaatcccagctactcaggaggctgaggcatgagaattgcttgaacccgggaggcagaggttgcagtgagctgagaccataccagtgtactccagtctgggagacagagcaagactccgtttcaaaaaaaaaaaaaaaaaaaaaagaaagaaaatgtagatcTAGgaccaggcgtagtggctcatgcctgtaatcccagccctttggaaggctgaggcgggcggatcacctgaggtcaggatttgagaccagcctggccaacatggtgaaaccctgtcttaaacaaaaatacaaaaattagctgggcgtggtggcgcatgcctgtaattctagctacttggggggctgaggcaggagagtcacttgaacccgggaggcggaggctgcagtcagccgagaaagcgttattgcactccagcctgggtgtcagagcaagaccctgcctcaaaaaaaaaaaaaaaaaaaaaagaaataaagaaaatgtagatcTAGAACTcagaatatgtatgtatttatttatttgagacggagtctcgctctgtcgcccaggctagagcgcaatggcgcgatcttggctcactgcaagctccgactcctgggttcacgccattctcctgcctcagcctcccaagtagctgggactacaggcgcccaccaccacgcccggctaatttttttgtatttttagtagaaatggggtttcaccgtgttagccaggatggtctcaatctcctgacctcgtgatccactcgcctcggcctcccaaaatgctgggattacaggcgtgagccactgtgcccagcctagaacttagaatttttaaatcaaagtttCTAAACATgatttaaataatatgtaaaacacACAAAGGCgctttataattattaataaatggctgggtacagtagctcacacctgtgatctcagaactttgggaagctgaggtgggcagatagcttgagccgaggagttcaagaccagcctgggaaacatgacaagacactgtctctacaaaaaatacaaaagttagctgggtgtggtgtcgcacacctgtaggcccagctacttgggtggctgacgtgggaggatcacctgagcccagggaggtagaggctgcagtgtgccaaaATTAAGCCACTGGGCTTCAGTCTTGGCGACAGAGTAAGGCatcatctcaaacacacacacatatatatatataaaatcgaTAAAGACAAAAAGGCAtttattggctgggcactgtggctcacgcctgtagtcccagcatttcaaagcaggaggatgacttgagcccaggagtttgagaccaccctaggtaacatagtaagaccctgtctttataaaaataaaaaatgtatatataaaagaaaaacaaaattttaaaaatttaattaaaaaaatagtcaggcgtggtggcatgcacctgtaatcctagctactcaggaggttgagaaaggaggattgtttgggcccaagagttcgaggctacagtgagctatgatcacactactgcacttcagcctgggcaacagagagagacactgtctctaaaaaagtaaaaatagaattaaattaaattaaaaatattaagctcCTACTGATCAAAACGTGTCTTGTAATTTCTCCAAGAACCAACAGATggcataaaaaaataatttaacagcaTCAAGTTAAAACTGTCTctaaaactgtctttaaaaagaatagaagaaacaaggccaggcgtggcggctcacacctgtaatccagcacttgggaggccgaggtgggcagatcacctgaggtccggagttcaagaccagcctggccaacatgatgaaaccctgtctctacaaaaattagccagcatgatcACATGTGCCTGTCCcagctcggaaggctgaggcaggagaattgattgaagccaggaggcggaggttgcattgcagtgagccaagattgcggcactgcactctagcctacgcgacagagcaagactatgtctcaaaaaaaaaaaaagaaaaagaaaaagaagaaacagcaacTTAGAAATTCATTGTGATTAAGTGTTTTATGTATGAAAATGAAGCTAAattaagctaaaaataaatatcaaaaagtatAAGGTATcttgatataaagaaaaaaacataattacaAAGATAAATGTAATTTTGTCCTATTTTACatactacaaagaaaatataataatgatagaAAGTacagtattatatttttatactaaaatttGTCAAGAAATCACAGACTTTACTCCATGAGTTTTACTTGAGAGAAAGTCGCAAGTACTTATGATTGGCTTGTGGGTGAAGATTCGAGTTTAATCAAAACTGCTCTAGCCTTGATTTTCTGAATCTATTTTCAGTAATGATTATTTAGCTAACAAATAACATAGTGAAATGAACTCATGCAATGAGAAGTTAAGAAATAAACTTCTCAATTAAGAAATTTTCCCTACTGTGGGCCAgggtcagtggctcacgcctgtaatcccagcactctaggaggccaaagcaggcagatcacttcaggtcaggagttcgagaccagcctggccaacagggtgaaaccccgtctccactaaaaaaacaaaaattagccagcgtgatGGCATGcatctacaatcccagctacttgggaggctgaggcacaagaatcgcttgaacccaggaggtggaggttgcagtgagccgagatcgtgcagtgtgctgcactccagcctaggcaacagagtaagactccgtctcaaaagtaataatgataaaaaaatgaaataaagaaattttcCCTGTTGTGAAACCAGGAAAAGTCATCAGTACAAAAGAACTTTTCCCACCCCACTTTTTTAAGCAAACAAATCACTAGGATAATACAATGCACATAGGCTGAACAAAAGCCATCCGGTCTTAAGCTCTTCCAACCACTTTTGGACCTAAGTAAAGGGGACATTTGTCTAGTACACAAAGTTGACTATATATCTGGAGGCAATTCAAAGGTCAACTTCAagttggtattttattttctaagtattcTTAGAAGGCTTGTACTATAAATAggcatctttctttcttattttacttttttctttttttgccatcaGAAATTTCTCCTAAAAAATAGGCATCTTTCACACTACACACTACCAGGCTGCACAAGTAAGAATAATGAAATACATTTCTTCTCAGAGGTTAGATATGTGAACATTTTAACACAATATCCTAACACTGTTTAGGAACACCAAATTATCAACAGGTATAACGTAAGAGAAAAGATTACTTACTTTTCAATCCAagtgataaatttttaaaaaattattattcaagcATGTTTAAGATTACAAAGCCACTGTTTCTGTGTGAGAAACACTAAGCTAATATATCagaatattcatatttaaaataataaatgtaagcGGTCATACCTATTGTTCGTAGTCAAATCACACTGAAATCCGGAGGCCTGGTGTGAGAACCTCACGAGCGGACACCgggcatttaatattttttgcaCACCCACACAGCCAGGGCCAAAGTGGTCAAGGCACTCTCCTAACACAGACAGGATCTTCTGAGTTGCAATTCTTTCTGAAGGAACATTTTTCACTTGAAATTCCATCAGAAAATTTCCTGAGatctgaaaaataaacacatttctaaataggAGCTTTTggtaaaaaaaacaattttttaataagCTTTTGTAAAAGAATGCTCTAAATCACTgctggaaagcaaaacaaaataagaaaaaaacaacccacaaaataaaaactcttcaaGAAATCACAGCCAAAAGCAAACTTAAAAGATCCCCAGTTGCCTTCTGTTTCTCCAGAATATAGAGAAATACAAAGCACTAACTTGAACGATCACTGGTTTTTGTAATTAACTTATGAACTACAGTATAAAATGAATCATAAATACTATGCATAGAACCATTCACCTTATAAATTCAGTGAACATATACTTGCCCCTTCCCAGTTGACCATTATATTTTAATCTATGCTATAAACCCACAGTAGTATGGAAGTACAGGCACAAGAGCTCATCAGTAGAAGAAAGAAGACTAGATGGTGTAAACAGGCTTGTACATAGGAATTTAATATTTAAGGCCACAAATTACTAGGGGAAAattcctattcaacaaatgagtTAAGTGGCcatcaaaaaaaataaaccaga is a genomic window containing:
- the MTPAP gene encoding poly(A) RNA polymerase, mitochondrial precursor, with the protein product MAVPGVGLLTRLNLCARRRTRVQRPIVRLLSCPGTVAKDLRRDEQPSGSVETGFEDKIPKRRFSEMQNERREQAQRTVLIHCPEKISENKFLKYLSQFGPINNHFFYESFGLYAVVEFCQKESIGSLQNGTHTPSTAMETAIPFRSRFFNLKLKNQTSERSRVRSSNQLPRSNKQLFELLCYAESIDDQLNTLLKEFQLTEENTKLRYLTCSLIEDMAAAYFPDCIVRPFGSSVNTFGKLGCDLDMFLDLDETRNLSAHKISGNFLMEFQVKNVPSERIATQKILSVLGECLDHFGPGCVGVQKILNARCPLVRFSHQASGFQCDLTTNNRIALTSSELLYIYGALDSRVRALVFSVRCWARAHSLTSSIPGAWITNFSLTMMVIFFLQRRSPPILPTLDSLKTLADAEDKCVIEGNNCTFVRDLSRIKPSQNTETLELLLKEFFEYFGNFAFDKNSINIRQGREQNKPDSSPLYIQNPFETSLNISKNVSQSQLQKFVDLARESAWILQQEDTDRPSISSNRPWGLVSLLLPSAPNRKSFTKKKSNKFAIETVKNLLESLKGNRTENFTKTSGKRTISTQT